Proteins encoded by one window of Cannabis sativa cultivar Pink pepper isolate KNU-18-1 chromosome 4, ASM2916894v1, whole genome shotgun sequence:
- the LOC115712400 gene encoding tetraketide alpha-pyrone reductase 2 isoform X2, which yields MTHLIFLLLNSHLYFVVIIFVQSISIYNPKTKTKTKFEISIKIRKKMGEYCVTGGTGFIASYLVKTLLHNGHFVRTTVRNPEDESKVGFLREFNGAKERLKIFKADLMVEGSFDEAIQGVDGVYHTASPVLVPYDDNIQANLVDPCIKGTRNVLSSCAKANSVKRIVLTSSCSSIRYRYDVGEVSPLNESHWSDPQYCKNYNLWYAYAKTTAEKDAWKFAEETGKDLVVVNPSFVVGPLLAPQPTSTLFLILAIIKGERGEYPNTTVGFVHIDDVVGAHILAMENNKASGRLICSTDVAHWSQIIDMLRAKYPSYPFENKCSSQEGDSNPHSMDTRKISELGFPGFKTLEQMFDDCIKSFQDKGFL from the exons ATGACACATTTGATTTTTCTCCTTTTGAACAGTCatctttattttgttgttattatatttGTACAATCAATCTCTATATATAatccaaaaacaaaaacaaaaaccaaaTTTGAAATAAGCATAAAGATAAGAAAGAAGATGGGAGAATATTGTGTAACAGGAGGAACAGGCTTCATTGCCTCTTACCTTGTCAAAACCTTATTACACAATGGTCATTTTGTTAGAACTACTGTTAGAAATCCTG AGGATGAAAGCAAGGTGGGATTTTTGAGAGAATTCAATGGAGCAAAAGAGAGACTTAAGATTTTCAAGGCGGATTTAATGGTGGAAGGGAGTTTCGACGAGGCCATACAAGGCGTCGATGGTGTCTACCACACAGCCTCGCCTGTGCTCGTTCCCTATGATGACAATATTCAG GCAAATTTGGTGGATCCATGTATCAAAGGGACAAGGAATGTACTAAGTTCATGTGCAAAAGCAAATAGTGTGAAAAGAATTGTACTTACTTCTTCTTGCTCATCAATAAGATATCGATATGATGTTGGAGAGGTCTCACCTCTCAATGAGTCTCATTGGAGTGACCCACAATATTGCAAGAACTATAAT CTTTGGTATGCATATGCTAAGACAACAGCTGAGAAAGATGCTTGGAAATTTGCTGAAGAGACTGGAAAAGATCTTGTTGTTGTGAACCCTTCTTTTGTGGTTGGTCCATTGCTAGCACCACAACCCACAAGTACTTTGTTTCTCATACTTGCTATAATCAAAG GTGAAAGAGGTGAATACCCAAATACAACAGTTGGATTTGTGCACATAGATGATGTGGTTGGTGCTCATATTTTGGCTATGGAGAATAACAAGGCATCAGGAAGGCTTATCTGCTCAACTGATGTAGCTCATTGGTCTCAGATTATTGACATGCTTAGAGCAAAATACCCATCTTACCCttttgaaaacaa GTGTAGTAGCCAAGAAGGAGATAGTAATCCACATAGCATGGACACAAGAAAAATCAGTGAATTGGGTTTTCCTGGTTTTAAAACACTTGAACAAATGTTTGATGATTGCATCAAAAGCTTTCAAGACAAGGGTTTTCTttga
- the LOC115712400 gene encoding tetraketide alpha-pyrone reductase 2 isoform X1 — MGEYCVTGGTGFIASYLVKTLLHNGHFVRTTVRNPEDESKVGFLREFNGAKERLKIFKADLMVEGSFDEAIQGVDGVYHTASPVLVPYDDNIQANLVDPCIKGTRNVLSSCAKANSVKRIVLTSSCSSIRYRYDVGEVSPLNESHWSDPQYCKNYNLWYAYAKTTAEKDAWKFAEETGKDLVVVNPSFVVGPLLAPQPTSTLFLILAIIKGERGEYPNTTVGFVHIDDVVGAHILAMENNKASGRLICSTDVAHWSQIIDMLRAKYPSYPFENKCSSQEGDSNPHSMDTRKISELGFPGFKTLEQMFDDCIKSFQDKGFL, encoded by the exons ATGGGAGAATATTGTGTAACAGGAGGAACAGGCTTCATTGCCTCTTACCTTGTCAAAACCTTATTACACAATGGTCATTTTGTTAGAACTACTGTTAGAAATCCTG AGGATGAAAGCAAGGTGGGATTTTTGAGAGAATTCAATGGAGCAAAAGAGAGACTTAAGATTTTCAAGGCGGATTTAATGGTGGAAGGGAGTTTCGACGAGGCCATACAAGGCGTCGATGGTGTCTACCACACAGCCTCGCCTGTGCTCGTTCCCTATGATGACAATATTCAG GCAAATTTGGTGGATCCATGTATCAAAGGGACAAGGAATGTACTAAGTTCATGTGCAAAAGCAAATAGTGTGAAAAGAATTGTACTTACTTCTTCTTGCTCATCAATAAGATATCGATATGATGTTGGAGAGGTCTCACCTCTCAATGAGTCTCATTGGAGTGACCCACAATATTGCAAGAACTATAAT CTTTGGTATGCATATGCTAAGACAACAGCTGAGAAAGATGCTTGGAAATTTGCTGAAGAGACTGGAAAAGATCTTGTTGTTGTGAACCCTTCTTTTGTGGTTGGTCCATTGCTAGCACCACAACCCACAAGTACTTTGTTTCTCATACTTGCTATAATCAAAG GTGAAAGAGGTGAATACCCAAATACAACAGTTGGATTTGTGCACATAGATGATGTGGTTGGTGCTCATATTTTGGCTATGGAGAATAACAAGGCATCAGGAAGGCTTATCTGCTCAACTGATGTAGCTCATTGGTCTCAGATTATTGACATGCTTAGAGCAAAATACCCATCTTACCCttttgaaaacaa GTGTAGTAGCCAAGAAGGAGATAGTAATCCACATAGCATGGACACAAGAAAAATCAGTGAATTGGGTTTTCCTGGTTTTAAAACACTTGAACAAATGTTTGATGATTGCATCAAAAGCTTTCAAGACAAGGGTTTTCTttga